The Triticum aestivum cultivar Chinese Spring chromosome 3A, IWGSC CS RefSeq v2.1, whole genome shotgun sequence genome includes a region encoding these proteins:
- the LOC123063144 gene encoding vacuolar-processing enzyme beta-isozyme 1 isoform X3 yields the protein MNATTIMDVIEVPLFPQSYSYQESFQIVTAKNFYAVLLGNKTAVTGGSKPNDHIFIYYSDHGGPGVLGMPNLPYPYAVDFIKVLQEKHASNPYAKMVIYVEACESGSIFEGLMPADLNIYVTTTSNEEESSWGTYCPGMEPSPPFEYITCLGDLYSISWMEDMYVTRNLNSQ from the exons ATGAACGCCACCACGATCATGGATGTCATCGAGGTACCTCTGTTTCCtcagtcctactcctaccaggaaaGTTTTCAGATAGTTACTGCTAAGAACTTCTATGCAGTTCTCTTGGGCAATAAAACTGCAGTCACTGGAGGGAGCAAACCAAATGACCATATATTTATCTACTACTCAGATCACGGGGGTCCTGGAGTCCTTG GTATGCCCAACCTGCCATATCCCTATGCTGTGGATTTTATCAAGGTCTTACAAGAAAAACATGCATCCAACCCCTACGCAAAAATG GTTATATATGTGGAAGCTTGTGAAAGTGGCAGTATTTTTGAGGGTTTGATGCCTGCAGACCTCAATATTTATGTCACAACAACATCTAATGAAGAAGAAAGCAGCTGGGGTACATACTGCCCAGGAATGGAACCATCGCCTCCTTTTGAGTATATTACCTGCTTAGGTGATCTCTACAGTATTTCTTGGATGGAAGACATGTATGTAACTCGTAACCTAAATTCACAATGA
- the LOC123063144 gene encoding vacuolar-processing enzyme beta-isozyme 1 isoform X1 — translation MNATTIMDVIEVPLFPQSYSYQESFQIVTAKNFYAVLLGNKTAVTGGSKPNDHIFIYYSDHGGPGVLGMPNLPYPYAVDFIKVLQEKHASNPYAKMVIYVEACESGSIFEGLMPADLNIYVTTTSNEEESSWGTYCPGMEPSPPFEYITCLGDLYSISWMEDISRMCTACAGRQSGGP, via the exons ATGAACGCCACCACGATCATGGATGTCATCGAGGTACCTCTGTTTCCtcagtcctactcctaccaggaaaGTTTTCAGATAGTTACTGCTAAGAACTTCTATGCAGTTCTCTTGGGCAATAAAACTGCAGTCACTGGAGGGAGCAAACCAAATGACCATATATTTATCTACTACTCAGATCACGGGGGTCCTGGAGTCCTTG GTATGCCCAACCTGCCATATCCCTATGCTGTGGATTTTATCAAGGTCTTACAAGAAAAACATGCATCCAACCCCTACGCAAAAATG GTTATATATGTGGAAGCTTGTGAAAGTGGCAGTATTTTTGAGGGTTTGATGCCTGCAGACCTCAATATTTATGTCACAACAACATCTAATGAAGAAGAAAGCAGCTGGGGTACATACTGCCCAGGAATGGAACCATCGCCTCCTTTTGAGTATATTACCTGCTTAGGTGATCTCTACAGTATTTCTTGGATGGAAGACAT CAGCCGTATGTGCACTGCTTGTGCGGGGCGCCAATCTGGAGGCCCCTGA
- the LOC123063144 gene encoding vacuolar-processing enzyme beta-isozyme 1 isoform X2, with amino-acid sequence MNATTIMDVIEVPLFPQSYSYQESFQIVTAKNFYAVLLGNKTAVTGGSKPNDHIFIYYSDHGGPGVLGMPNLPYPYAVDFIKVLQEKHASNPYAKMVIYVEACESGSIFEGLMPADLNIYVTTTSNEEESSWGTYCPGMEPSPPFEYITCLGDLYSISWMEDIRMCTACAGRQSGGP; translated from the exons ATGAACGCCACCACGATCATGGATGTCATCGAGGTACCTCTGTTTCCtcagtcctactcctaccaggaaaGTTTTCAGATAGTTACTGCTAAGAACTTCTATGCAGTTCTCTTGGGCAATAAAACTGCAGTCACTGGAGGGAGCAAACCAAATGACCATATATTTATCTACTACTCAGATCACGGGGGTCCTGGAGTCCTTG GTATGCCCAACCTGCCATATCCCTATGCTGTGGATTTTATCAAGGTCTTACAAGAAAAACATGCATCCAACCCCTACGCAAAAATG GTTATATATGTGGAAGCTTGTGAAAGTGGCAGTATTTTTGAGGGTTTGATGCCTGCAGACCTCAATATTTATGTCACAACAACATCTAATGAAGAAGAAAGCAGCTGGGGTACATACTGCCCAGGAATGGAACCATCGCCTCCTTTTGAGTATATTACCTGCTTAGGTGATCTCTACAGTATTTCTTGGATGGAAGACAT CCGTATGTGCACTGCTTGTGCGGGGCGCCAATCTGGAGGCCCCTGA